In the Streptomyces formicae genome, one interval contains:
- a CDS encoding succinate dehydrogenase hydrophobic membrane anchor subunit: MSDTTLEKSGTSGVGPVEGVSLYDADNPAPVIEAPRKRTSKTPRSTRGNFEMAAWLFMRLSGVVLVVLVLGHLLIQLVLDGGVSKIGFAFVAGRWASPFWQVWDLLMLWLAMLHGANGLRTVINDYAERANTRLWLKGLLYTATVFTILLGTLVIFTFDPNIR, encoded by the coding sequence ATGTCCGACACCACGCTTGAGAAGTCCGGAACGTCCGGGGTCGGCCCCGTCGAGGGCGTCTCGCTCTACGACGCCGACAACCCGGCCCCGGTCATCGAGGCCCCGCGCAAGCGGACCTCCAAGACCCCGCGCTCGACCCGCGGCAACTTCGAGATGGCCGCATGGCTCTTCATGCGCCTGTCCGGCGTCGTCCTGGTCGTCCTCGTCCTCGGCCACCTGCTGATCCAGCTGGTGCTCGACGGCGGTGTCTCGAAGATCGGCTTCGCGTTCGTCGCGGGTCGCTGGGCCTCGCCGTTCTGGCAGGTCTGGGACCTGCTGATGCTGTGGCTCGCGATGCTGCACGGCGCGAACGGCCTGCGCACGGTCATCAACGACTACGCGGAGCGCGCGAACACGCGCCTGTGGCTCAAGGGCCTGCTGTACACCGCCACGGTGTTCACCATCCTTCTGGGCACGCTGGTGATCTTCACCTTCGACCCGAACATCCGCTAA
- the sdhC gene encoding succinate dehydrogenase, cytochrome b556 subunit, with protein MPAGTLYRGREGMWSWVAHRVTGVLIFFFLFVHVLDTALVRVSPEAYDDVVATYKTPIVALLEYGLVAAILFHALNGLRVIAVDFWSKGPRFQKQMLWTVVGIWLVLMVGALYPVLGHAVREVFGS; from the coding sequence GTGCCGGCTGGAACGCTGTACCGCGGCCGGGAAGGCATGTGGTCATGGGTGGCTCACCGAGTCACCGGTGTCCTCATTTTCTTCTTCCTGTTCGTGCATGTCCTCGACACCGCTCTCGTCCGCGTCTCTCCGGAGGCGTACGACGATGTCGTGGCTACCTACAAGACGCCGATCGTCGCTCTCCTTGAGTACGGCCTGGTCGCCGCCATCCTCTTCCACGCGCTCAACGGCCTGCGCGTCATCGCCGTGGACTTCTGGTCGAAGGGTCCCCGCTTCCAGAAGCAGATGCTCTGGACCGTCGTCGGCATCTGGCTCGTCCTGATGGTCGGGGCGCTCTACCCCGTCCTCGGCCACGCCGTCCGCGAAGTCTTCGGGAGCTGA
- a CDS encoding 2-oxo-4-hydroxy-4-carboxy-5-ureidoimidazoline decarboxylase translates to MPSPAQERTLPPHRSPSPTGRAALRHLNSATPDAAEAVLLTCCGSGYWARQVAAHRPYPDLDALLAAGDEASYDLAPSDLAEALASEPLDPTVPHQGSRVSTSLGTYTAVHTALRAAHAAYESRFGHSFVICLDDAAPDEALDLLLSGIRSRLGNDPEDERVIAAEELRKLARGRMARLTMAPASHDTDATYERSAGHAAAETRPQSRPDSPYVPV, encoded by the coding sequence TTGCCGTCCCCTGCCCAGGAGCGCACGCTGCCCCCGCACCGTTCCCCTAGTCCCACCGGCCGCGCCGCCCTGCGTCACCTGAACTCCGCCACACCGGACGCGGCCGAGGCCGTCCTGCTCACCTGCTGCGGCAGCGGTTACTGGGCCCGGCAGGTCGCCGCCCACCGGCCCTACCCCGACCTGGACGCGCTGCTCGCCGCGGGCGACGAGGCGTCGTACGACCTGGCGCCCTCCGACCTCGCCGAGGCCCTGGCGAGCGAGCCCCTCGACCCGACGGTTCCCCACCAGGGATCCCGGGTCAGCACCTCCCTGGGCACCTACACCGCCGTCCACACCGCGCTGCGCGCCGCCCACGCCGCGTACGAGAGCCGTTTCGGGCACTCCTTCGTGATCTGTCTCGACGACGCCGCGCCGGACGAGGCCCTCGACCTGCTGCTCTCCGGCATCCGGTCACGCCTCGGCAACGATCCTGAGGACGAGCGCGTCATCGCCGCCGAGGAGCTGCGCAAGCTCGCCCGCGGCCGGATGGCGCGGCTGACCATGGCCCCGGCCAGCCACGACACGGACGCCACGTACGAGAGGAGCGCGGGACACGCCGCCGCGGAAACCCGCCCGCAATCGCGTCCCGATAGCCCGTACGTGCCTGTTTGA